One stretch of Qipengyuania gelatinilytica DNA includes these proteins:
- a CDS encoding ATP-binding protein has product MATSAAGLDHAAARSANGLRPAAARLAYPLIALLAFAALAYVSIDLTRGEGRIAVVWLPNALAVAFLLRRKVPHEPALFIAMFLGNVLANFIVGDAVLTAAALALANSAEIWLAVALVRRWCGNRPDMSDTYDLSRFILAAGLIAPIASAAIASLALAGTSGLSLAPILRWATSDALSMLILAPGALVLQDAIANIRMPTVREVVEWLLLTIGGTTLTLVVFYQTALPLLFLIPPIVIAHAFRLGALGTAFSVMKVAVIALIFTQAGRGPINLLPAPVDVQILMLEAFLATSMLVGLPVAAVLATRDKVSAELAAGKKQMALLADNITDAILRYDIDGRCTYASPSVENVLGLPPASFIGRASSERVHPDAQAAVRDVEEALLTGKKDKERFTYRRYLDAVDGSAVFIEADCAVAYNGETGEREGIIVSARDVTNRIELERKLKRATAHAENAARAKSQFLANMSHEIRTPMNGVLGFADLLSRMKLDPEAARYADLIVRSGRSMMMLLNDILDISKIESGKLVVTNETFDLLQLVADCERLHKSSAEAKGVRLTAVCLPDVPRLVRSDPLRLRQILLNLLGNAVKFTERGEVALKVGYEHGELILTVEDSGIGIAPDRLTNIFDPFVQEQASTTRRYGGTGLGLSISRQLAELLGGSLEATSTPDFGSRFTLRLPFEAGDVERDTVDEHSRRASDGPMPTSGRILLAEDHDVNRMLVTAMLEELGQRVDTAHDGIQAVEAVIDASERSEPYDLVLMDIQMPECDGYTAARRIRRAGLDAHGLPIVALTANAFPEDIAAAVEAGMQAHLAKPLVFEELAEALARWMPVHIVDEGAVASAARATLTPSNAMEQRWSERKGEAMEAVGSALRDNALEGAHIEELARTVHKLAGSAGMFGEVELGEKAAALERALRASVETGVRRQLAQELLDLA; this is encoded by the coding sequence ATGGCCACCAGCGCCGCCGGATTGGATCATGCAGCAGCGCGGTCCGCCAATGGTCTACGCCCTGCCGCTGCGAGATTGGCCTATCCGCTGATCGCTTTGCTGGCTTTTGCGGCGCTTGCATATGTAAGCATCGATCTGACACGTGGTGAAGGCCGCATAGCCGTAGTCTGGCTGCCCAATGCGCTTGCCGTCGCCTTCCTGCTTCGCCGCAAGGTTCCGCACGAACCGGCGCTGTTTATCGCAATGTTCCTCGGCAACGTGCTGGCGAATTTCATCGTGGGCGACGCAGTCTTGACGGCGGCGGCGCTGGCCCTGGCCAATTCCGCAGAAATATGGCTCGCCGTGGCGCTGGTCAGGCGTTGGTGCGGAAACCGGCCCGACATGTCGGACACCTATGACCTTTCGCGCTTCATACTCGCCGCAGGACTGATTGCGCCGATTGCATCGGCCGCGATTGCATCGCTCGCACTGGCCGGAACTTCAGGGCTCTCGCTTGCTCCCATCCTGCGCTGGGCGACATCGGATGCGCTCTCGATGCTGATCCTCGCGCCCGGCGCGCTGGTGCTGCAGGATGCAATCGCCAACATTCGCATGCCTACCGTGCGCGAGGTCGTGGAATGGCTGTTGCTGACAATCGGCGGCACGACGCTCACCCTCGTCGTCTTCTACCAGACCGCGTTACCGCTCCTGTTCCTGATCCCTCCGATCGTGATTGCCCACGCCTTCAGGTTAGGTGCGCTGGGCACCGCCTTTTCGGTCATGAAGGTAGCCGTGATCGCGTTGATTTTCACCCAGGCTGGCAGGGGGCCGATCAACCTCCTCCCCGCGCCGGTCGACGTCCAGATACTGATGCTGGAGGCATTCCTCGCCACCTCGATGCTCGTCGGACTTCCCGTGGCGGCAGTGCTCGCCACGCGCGACAAGGTCTCCGCCGAGCTGGCGGCGGGCAAGAAGCAGATGGCGCTGCTTGCGGACAATATCACCGATGCGATCCTGCGATACGACATCGACGGACGCTGCACCTACGCTTCCCCCTCGGTGGAGAATGTCCTTGGACTTCCCCCGGCCAGTTTCATCGGTCGAGCCAGCAGCGAACGGGTCCATCCCGATGCCCAGGCCGCAGTCCGAGACGTCGAGGAAGCTCTGCTGACCGGCAAAAAGGACAAGGAACGGTTCACCTACCGGCGCTATCTCGATGCTGTTGACGGAAGCGCCGTCTTCATCGAGGCCGATTGCGCCGTCGCCTATAACGGCGAGACCGGCGAACGCGAGGGCATCATCGTCTCCGCACGCGATGTCACCAACCGCATCGAGCTCGAACGCAAGCTCAAACGTGCCACGGCGCATGCGGAGAATGCGGCCCGGGCAAAATCCCAGTTCCTCGCCAATATGAGCCACGAGATCCGTACGCCCATGAACGGTGTGCTCGGCTTTGCCGACCTGCTGAGCCGTATGAAGCTCGATCCCGAAGCAGCGCGCTATGCCGACCTGATCGTCCGTTCGGGCCGCTCGATGATGATGCTGCTCAACGATATCCTCGACATATCGAAGATCGAATCCGGCAAGCTTGTCGTTACGAACGAGACCTTCGACCTGCTCCAGCTCGTGGCCGACTGCGAACGGCTCCACAAGAGCAGTGCCGAGGCCAAGGGGGTTCGCCTGACCGCGGTATGCCTGCCCGATGTCCCGCGCCTGGTTCGCAGCGATCCGTTGCGGCTCCGCCAGATCCTGCTCAACCTGCTGGGCAACGCGGTCAAATTCACCGAGCGGGGCGAGGTCGCACTGAAGGTCGGATATGAGCATGGCGAGTTGATCCTCACTGTCGAAGACAGCGGCATCGGCATCGCGCCCGACCGCTTGACGAATATCTTCGACCCCTTCGTGCAGGAACAGGCCAGCACCACGCGGCGATACGGCGGCACCGGCCTCGGCCTTTCGATCTCGCGCCAGTTGGCCGAATTGCTCGGCGGGTCGCTCGAGGCGACTTCCACACCCGATTTCGGATCGCGTTTCACCCTGCGCCTGCCGTTCGAGGCAGGCGATGTGGAGCGTGATACTGTCGACGAGCATTCCCGTCGGGCCAGCGACGGCCCGATGCCGACCTCGGGCCGCATCCTGCTTGCAGAAGATCACGATGTGAACCGGATGCTCGTCACCGCCATGCTCGAAGAACTGGGCCAGCGTGTGGATACAGCCCATGATGGCATCCAGGCGGTCGAAGCGGTCATAGACGCGAGTGAACGGAGCGAGCCCTACGACCTGGTACTGATGGATATCCAGATGCCCGAATGCGACGGCTATACGGCAGCACGACGGATCCGTCGTGCCGGACTCGATGCGCACGGCCTGCCTATCGTGGCGCTGACGGCCAACGCATTTCCAGAGGACATCGCCGCAGCAGTGGAGGCCGGCATGCAGGCGCACCTGGCCAAGCCCCTGGTATTCGAGGAACTGGCGGAGGCGCTGGCCCGCTGGATGCCGGTCCATATCGTCGACGAAGGCGCCGTCGCGTCGGCAGCTCGCGCCACGCTGACGCCCTCGAATGCGATGGAGCAACGCTGGAGCGAGCGAAAGGGCGAAGCGATGGAGGCCGTGGGTTCGGCCTTGCGCGATAACGCGCTGGAAGGCGCCCATATCGAGGAGCTTGCGCGTACCGTGCACAAGCTGGCGGGAAGCGCGGGGATGTTCGGCGAAGTCGAACTGGGAGAGAAAGCCGCAGCACTCGAACGCGCGCTGCGGGCGAGCGTCGAGACCGGCGTACGCCGCCAGCTTGCGCAGGAACTGCTCGACCTAGCCTGA
- a CDS encoding DUF421 domain-containing protein, with translation MFFDNTWLDIAARAAVLSAIGIVWVTMLIRIIGLRTLSKMTNFDFVVTVASGSLLAGAVQASEWTAFAQALLATAALFFVQFLIAKGRRASDAFEDAIQNGPIFLMYDGEIIEEGLKTSRVAKSDLIAKLREANVLEFDKVRAVVLETTGDISVLHGDHLEDRIIDGIERP, from the coding sequence ATGTTCTTCGATAACACTTGGCTCGACATCGCTGCACGCGCGGCAGTTCTATCCGCAATCGGGATTGTCTGGGTCACCATGCTGATCCGCATCATCGGCCTGCGCACGCTGTCGAAGATGACCAATTTCGACTTCGTCGTCACCGTCGCATCGGGCTCGCTCCTGGCCGGGGCGGTCCAGGCCAGCGAGTGGACGGCTTTCGCACAAGCCTTGCTCGCCACGGCAGCGCTGTTCTTCGTACAGTTCCTGATCGCCAAGGGGCGCAGGGCATCGGATGCGTTCGAAGATGCGATCCAGAACGGCCCCATTTTCCTCATGTACGATGGCGAGATCATCGAGGAAGGCCTGAAGACCTCGCGCGTCGCCAAGAGCGACCTGATCGCGAAACTGCGCGAAGCCAACGTGCTGGAATTCGACAAGGTCCGCGCGGTCGTGCTCGAGACGACCGGCGACATATCGGTCCTGCACGGGGACCATCTGGAAGACCGGATTATCGACGGTATCGAGCGGCCCTGA
- a CDS encoding queuosine precursor transporter: protein MTDQPANETRLAAAAMPLGLFVYTLLYGGMTVLAGVLAYKQSQLWNLNLPDDTLFLLSLFDNPAVESGIFAFLLLVVITSTIAQLYGEKLANRLVLFGFVPLAFSIALMWLVLALPVSPEMVSGRPGAIEAFEMVHGQFWRVVASGPVAYLVSLLLNIWIFSRLRGYGEANTLGLMVRGAIASALSQAIDSVIFVTLAFYGEFDITDLLVGQVFAKVTLSIILVPFLITGGVAFAKWLDRRNA, encoded by the coding sequence ATGACCGACCAACCGGCCAATGAAACCCGCCTCGCGGCAGCCGCAATGCCACTTGGGCTCTTCGTTTACACGCTGCTTTATGGCGGGATGACCGTGCTTGCGGGCGTACTCGCCTACAAGCAATCGCAATTGTGGAACTTGAACCTTCCAGATGACACTCTTTTTCTGCTTAGCCTGTTTGACAATCCAGCGGTCGAGTCCGGAATCTTTGCCTTTCTTCTATTGGTCGTAATCACAAGCACCATCGCGCAACTCTATGGTGAAAAACTTGCGAACCGGCTCGTCTTGTTCGGGTTCGTCCCACTCGCTTTTTCTATTGCTTTGATGTGGCTGGTGCTTGCACTGCCAGTTTCGCCGGAAATGGTATCGGGTCGACCGGGGGCCATTGAAGCGTTCGAGATGGTTCATGGTCAATTTTGGCGTGTGGTCGCCTCAGGCCCCGTCGCGTACCTTGTCTCGCTGTTACTCAATATCTGGATATTTTCGCGTCTCCGCGGGTATGGCGAAGCCAATACACTCGGCCTTATGGTGCGAGGAGCAATCGCTTCCGCTCTCAGCCAAGCTATCGACTCAGTTATCTTTGTTACGCTGGCATTCTACGGAGAATTCGACATTACCGATCTGCTGGTCGGCCAAGTTTTTGCAAAGGTCACACTCAGCATCATATTAGTGCCCTTCCTGATCACCGGCGGGGTGGCCTTCGCGAAATGGCTGGACCGGCGCAACGCGTAG
- a CDS encoding isopenicillin N synthase family dioxygenase — translation MTDSNTDIAVVSLAQPLENIADEIGRSFQEYGFAVIRDHGIPQDLIDRAEELSKEFFALPDDVKKAYHIPGGGGARGYTPFGTEKAKDANVHDLKEFWHVGRELPEGHPLAEYMADNVWPEEVEGFRQTFSGLYSAFEEAGGRVLEAIAIHLGLPRKFFASTVEDGNSVMRLLRYPPLEGEEAEGAIRAAAHGDINTITLLLGAEEAGLELLTRQGEWKAVDVPEGALVINVGDMLDRLTNGKLRSTTHRVVNPRGEAAYRARYSMPFFLHFRPDYVIETLPSCIDPENPGDHPEPISSHEYLMQRLREINLA, via the coding sequence ATGACCGATTCGAACACCGACATCGCGGTTGTGTCGCTGGCACAGCCGCTCGAGAACATCGCCGACGAGATCGGCCGCAGCTTCCAAGAATACGGCTTTGCCGTGATCCGCGACCACGGGATCCCGCAGGACCTGATCGATCGCGCGGAAGAGCTGTCGAAGGAATTCTTCGCGCTGCCCGACGATGTGAAGAAGGCCTACCACATTCCCGGTGGCGGCGGTGCTCGCGGCTACACGCCCTTCGGAACCGAAAAGGCCAAGGACGCCAATGTTCATGACCTGAAGGAATTCTGGCACGTCGGGCGCGAACTGCCCGAAGGCCACCCGCTGGCCGAATACATGGCGGACAACGTCTGGCCCGAAGAGGTCGAGGGATTCCGTCAGACCTTCTCCGGCCTCTATTCCGCCTTCGAGGAAGCCGGTGGCCGCGTGCTCGAGGCGATCGCAATCCACCTCGGCCTGCCGCGCAAGTTCTTCGCGTCCACGGTCGAGGACGGCAATTCGGTCATGCGCTTGCTGCGCTATCCGCCGCTCGAAGGCGAAGAGGCCGAAGGTGCCATCCGCGCTGCAGCCCATGGCGATATCAACACGATCACCCTGTTGCTCGGTGCAGAGGAAGCCGGCCTTGAACTGCTGACCAGGCAGGGCGAGTGGAAAGCTGTCGACGTGCCCGAGGGTGCGCTGGTCATCAATGTCGGCGACATGCTGGACAGGCTCACCAATGGCAAGCTGCGTTCGACCACCCACCGCGTGGTCAATCCGCGCGGTGAAGCCGCCTACCGCGCCCGCTATTCGATGCCGTTCTTCCTGCACTTCCGGCCCGACTACGTGATCGAGACCCTGCCCTCGTGCATCGACCCCGAGAATCCGGGCGATCACCCCGAGCCGATCTCGAGTCATGAGTACCTGATGCAGCGGCTGCGCGAGATCAATCTCGCCTGA
- a CDS encoding radical SAM protein — MNATRAQTRNAPTGSSPFRVEAAALPAEKFSDPLVTAKGEQRASVALTKLDTLWLNTGTLCNLACATCYIESSPTNDALVYLSADHAARFLEEAETIGTREIGFTGGEPFMNPDMLAMLEDSLARGFEALVLTNAMKPMRRHEAALLALRERFGDKLTLRVSLDHHTKEVHEGERGPRSWEPGLDGLRWLSQNGFSIAVAGRLLPDEGEVAARECYAALFEREGIAIDAHDPARLVLFPEMDEDKDIAEITTECWGILGKSPQDIMCASSRMVVHRKGENAPRVVACTLIPYDDGFDLGATLQEASGDVPLNHPHCARFCVLGGASCSA, encoded by the coding sequence GTGAATGCAACCCGCGCACAGACGCGCAATGCTCCGACAGGCTCGTCACCCTTCCGCGTCGAGGCGGCGGCGCTTCCGGCGGAGAAGTTCAGCGATCCGCTGGTGACGGCCAAGGGCGAACAACGCGCATCGGTCGCGCTCACGAAGCTCGACACGCTGTGGCTCAACACCGGCACGCTGTGCAATCTCGCCTGCGCCACCTGTTATATCGAGAGCAGCCCGACCAACGACGCGCTGGTATACCTGTCCGCCGACCATGCGGCGCGCTTCCTGGAAGAAGCGGAAACGATCGGCACGCGCGAAATCGGCTTCACCGGCGGCGAGCCATTCATGAACCCGGACATGCTGGCGATGCTGGAAGACAGCCTCGCGCGGGGGTTCGAAGCGCTGGTCCTGACCAATGCGATGAAGCCGATGCGACGTCACGAAGCGGCACTGCTCGCACTTCGCGAACGCTTCGGTGACAAGCTCACCCTGCGCGTCAGCCTCGATCATCACACAAAGGAAGTCCACGAGGGCGAACGCGGGCCGCGTAGCTGGGAGCCGGGCCTCGATGGCCTGCGCTGGCTGTCGCAAAACGGCTTTTCCATCGCGGTTGCCGGACGCCTGCTGCCCGATGAAGGTGAGGTCGCTGCGCGCGAGTGCTACGCTGCACTGTTCGAACGCGAAGGCATTGCCATCGATGCGCATGATCCAGCGCGACTGGTGCTGTTTCCCGAGATGGATGAAGACAAGGACATCGCCGAGATCACGACCGAATGCTGGGGCATCCTCGGCAAGTCTCCGCAAGACATCATGTGCGCATCGAGCCGTATGGTTGTCCACCGCAAGGGCGAAAATGCCCCGCGCGTCGTGGCCTGCACGCTGATACCCTATGATGATGGTTTCGACCTCGGCGCAACGCTGCAAGAGGCGTCGGGGGACGTGCCTCTCAACCACCCGCATTGCGCGCGGTTCTGCGTTCTGGGTGGAGCAAGCTGTTCGGCTTAG
- a CDS encoding NupC/NupG family nucleoside CNT transporter → MPPVVINILGILAILAIAFLLSTGKKRIKLRVVGAAFALQAIMALLVLRTPWGVQMIEGMSNGVIALLDYSKIGIEAVFGPMGSNPFTNTFVIAALPVIVFFAAIVSILYHWGIMQRLVRWVGGAIGWITGISKVEALGSAANIFVGQSESPLVVRPYLASLTPSRLFTLMAVGMAGVAGTILAAYASFIGSEAVPFLLAAAFMSAPGGILMAKIIMPDDESELARSAAELSGTDEDIKLPEARISAEGPAALTESGRPHEVEVAETFEEGHKPANVIEAAAQGTQTGVKLAVAVGAMVMVFVALVALANGILGGIGGLFGYPDVTFQMLLGYIFAPVMYMIGISDWGQAQFAGGLFGTKIVLNEFVAFIELGAADAGMLTERSRAIATFALCGFANFSSIAIQMAVTGGLAPNQRPVIAKLGIRALAAGSLANLMSAALAGLFLPY, encoded by the coding sequence ATGCCGCCAGTAGTCATCAATATCCTCGGTATTCTCGCCATCCTGGCGATCGCCTTCCTTCTTTCGACGGGCAAGAAGCGCATCAAGTTGCGCGTCGTCGGTGCAGCCTTCGCCCTGCAAGCCATCATGGCCCTGCTGGTCCTGCGCACGCCGTGGGGCGTCCAGATGATCGAGGGCATGTCGAACGGTGTCATCGCCCTGCTCGACTATTCGAAGATCGGGATCGAGGCCGTGTTCGGCCCGATGGGTTCGAACCCCTTCACCAATACCTTCGTGATCGCCGCATTGCCGGTGATCGTGTTCTTCGCCGCGATCGTGTCGATCCTCTATCACTGGGGCATCATGCAGCGCCTCGTGCGCTGGGTCGGCGGTGCGATTGGCTGGATCACGGGTATCAGCAAGGTCGAGGCGCTGGGCAGTGCGGCCAATATCTTCGTCGGCCAGTCGGAAAGCCCGCTGGTCGTGCGCCCCTATCTCGCCTCGCTTACGCCGAGCCGCCTGTTCACGCTGATGGCGGTTGGCATGGCCGGTGTCGCGGGCACGATCCTGGCAGCATACGCCAGCTTCATCGGTTCGGAAGCCGTGCCGTTCCTCCTCGCGGCAGCCTTCATGTCTGCGCCCGGCGGTATCCTGATGGCAAAGATCATCATGCCCGACGACGAAAGCGAACTCGCCCGCAGCGCGGCCGAGCTATCGGGGACGGACGAGGACATCAAGCTCCCCGAAGCGCGCATCAGCGCAGAAGGTCCCGCCGCACTCACCGAAAGCGGCAGGCCGCACGAAGTCGAAGTCGCTGAGACATTCGAGGAAGGCCACAAGCCGGCCAATGTCATCGAGGCCGCCGCGCAAGGCACGCAGACGGGTGTAAAGCTCGCGGTCGCCGTGGGTGCGATGGTCATGGTATTTGTGGCGCTCGTCGCGCTTGCCAACGGCATCCTCGGCGGGATCGGCGGGCTATTCGGCTATCCCGACGTCACCTTCCAGATGCTGCTGGGCTATATCTTCGCGCCGGTGATGTATATGATCGGCATTTCCGACTGGGGCCAGGCGCAGTTCGCCGGCGGCCTGTTCGGGACCAAGATCGTGCTCAACGAATTCGTCGCCTTCATCGAGCTTGGTGCAGCCGATGCCGGAATGCTGACCGAACGCAGCCGCGCGATCGCGACCTTCGCGCTGTGCGGCTTTGCCAATTTCAGCTCGATCGCGATCCAGATGGCGGTCACCGGCGGACTTGCGCCAAATCAAAGACCGGTCATCGCGAAGCTGGGTATACGCGCACTCGCCGCCGGTAGCCTCGCCAACCTGATGAGTGCCGCGCTGGCAGGACTCTTCCTTCCGTATTAA
- a CDS encoding TonB-dependent receptor: protein MKFKYLLAASAVSLSATAAMVAAPAAAQQITSGIEGRVVDDAGAPVQGATVTVTDTRTGQSSVLTSGPDGTFRVGSLVPGGPYTVTAQANGYEGQSVEQQFITVSGNTSFTFELTQSANEDVIVVTGARANVQQLAVGPGAAFGEATLEAFPSLSRDVRDIIRLDPRVSLERSDEVDRISCLGGNDRSNTFTVDGIVQADVFGLNGTPFAARNSLPLPYDVVRETSVEFAPFDVEYSDFTGCLVNVVTKSGQNEFHGSAFYTYYDDSMLADTIIRPDGEEVPLSSGSEKRWGATLGGPIIKDRLFFYLGYEETDLGDANDEGPLGGGFANPEFGVTQAQFDRFAQIARDVYGQDVGGYPRTLDETSVRYFGRIDAYINDDHRLEATYQRLEESNIEPDFGGGNITGLNSFEDEGTISDYYSVRLYSDWSDKVSTELRLSRAEVGDKQGPVGFGEAQSDNPTVRLAVGTQVPDANDPGEFNYGVLSTGPGIFRSANQLDTKIDQAKFQINIDAGDHLFKIGAEANSLEVYNLFAINATGTLYFENLDDFENGVLSQGFEFFPNAFEIATGQAYGADINATPSGDINEAAARFNRNIYSFYAQDEWQATNQLSITAGLRVQIYDGDAPRANPSFYDRFGFTNANSFGKLDPVLLPRLSATYELDNDGFFSNSRITGGVGVFSGGDPVVYFSNAFSNNGFSTALGTSVFCASTPTNVLDGNGEFTGFPQCVTDSGSASAAVGGGDVQSTDPDFDVPTVVRANLGFATDFGTDTGFFSDWRLNLDYIYSRFNDTLNFVDLVQAPNPDEGLNGYTIDGRPIYDALDINNAGCNATLVGTGGTPPVYDNLTGDCFGTRLDDFIQLTNGPSYESHIASALLSKRFDGGLITDGGSVNVRFGYAFTDSENNRNVGSSTATSSYDVTAAFDRQNPAVSTSNYETRHNFTAAISFREEFFGDYATQLGLYFRARSGRPYSLVFDGGSVFNDSASGSDNALLYVPSGINDPNLSPFSDATAVQELIDYVAASGCEYTPGASIERNTCRNPWSYDLDMRISQELPFFGSLTGLVDDRLEIFADFDNVLNMIDAEANRVIFNFDIPTSFADYDDEGRYIIDNFNPDDDQAISISGSAWKIQVGARYEF from the coding sequence ATGAAGTTCAAGTATCTCCTGGCTGCCAGTGCGGTCAGCCTTAGCGCAACGGCCGCCATGGTCGCTGCACCTGCTGCCGCTCAGCAGATCACCTCGGGCATCGAAGGCCGCGTGGTCGACGACGCCGGTGCTCCTGTTCAGGGTGCAACCGTCACCGTCACCGACACCCGTACCGGTCAGTCCAGCGTCCTGACCTCGGGCCCCGACGGCACGTTCCGCGTCGGCTCGCTCGTCCCGGGCGGTCCCTACACCGTTACCGCGCAGGCTAATGGCTACGAAGGCCAGTCGGTCGAACAGCAGTTCATCACCGTTTCGGGTAACACCAGCTTCACCTTCGAACTGACCCAGAGCGCAAACGAAGACGTGATCGTCGTCACCGGCGCACGTGCGAACGTCCAGCAGCTCGCAGTCGGCCCGGGTGCCGCATTCGGCGAAGCGACCCTCGAAGCATTCCCGAGCCTTTCGCGCGACGTCCGCGACATCATCCGCCTCGACCCGCGTGTCAGCCTCGAGCGTTCGGACGAAGTCGACCGTATCTCGTGCCTCGGCGGTAACGACCGTTCGAACACCTTCACCGTCGACGGCATCGTCCAGGCCGACGTGTTCGGTCTCAACGGCACCCCGTTCGCAGCGCGTAACTCGCTGCCGCTTCCCTACGACGTGGTCCGCGAGACCTCGGTCGAATTCGCACCGTTCGATGTCGAATATTCCGACTTCACGGGCTGCCTCGTGAACGTCGTGACCAAGTCGGGCCAGAACGAATTCCACGGCTCGGCCTTCTACACCTATTACGACGACAGCATGCTGGCCGACACGATCATCCGTCCGGATGGCGAGGAAGTCCCCCTTTCGTCGGGTAGCGAAAAGCGCTGGGGTGCAACCCTCGGCGGCCCGATCATCAAGGATCGCCTGTTCTTCTACCTCGGTTACGAAGAAACCGATCTCGGCGACGCGAACGACGAAGGCCCGCTGGGCGGCGGCTTCGCCAACCCCGAATTCGGTGTCACCCAGGCGCAGTTCGATCGCTTCGCGCAGATCGCACGTGACGTCTACGGCCAGGACGTCGGCGGCTATCCGCGCACCCTGGACGAAACCAGCGTCCGCTACTTCGGTCGTATCGATGCCTACATCAATGACGATCACCGTCTCGAAGCGACCTACCAGCGCCTCGAAGAATCGAACATCGAGCCCGACTTCGGCGGTGGTAACATCACCGGCCTGAACTCGTTCGAAGACGAAGGCACGATCTCGGACTACTACTCGGTCCGTCTCTACTCGGACTGGAGCGACAAGGTTTCGACCGAACTGCGTCTCAGCCGCGCAGAAGTGGGCGACAAGCAGGGTCCGGTCGGCTTCGGTGAAGCACAGTCGGACAACCCGACCGTGCGTCTCGCAGTCGGTACGCAGGTTCCCGACGCAAACGATCCGGGCGAATTCAACTACGGCGTGCTGAGCACCGGCCCGGGCATCTTCCGTTCGGCCAACCAGCTCGACACGAAGATCGACCAGGCGAAGTTCCAGATCAACATCGATGCTGGTGATCACCTGTTCAAGATCGGTGCCGAAGCGAACTCGCTCGAAGTTTACAACCTGTTCGCCATCAACGCGACTGGTACGCTCTACTTCGAAAACCTCGACGACTTCGAAAACGGTGTCCTGAGCCAGGGCTTCGAGTTCTTCCCGAACGCATTCGAAATCGCCACCGGCCAGGCATACGGCGCTGACATCAACGCCACACCGAGCGGCGACATCAACGAGGCAGCTGCACGGTTCAACCGCAACATCTATTCGTTCTACGCACAGGACGAATGGCAGGCGACCAACCAGCTGAGCATTACTGCCGGCCTGCGCGTGCAGATCTATGACGGCGATGCACCGCGTGCGAACCCGTCGTTCTACGACCGCTTCGGCTTCACCAATGCCAACTCGTTCGGCAAGCTCGACCCCGTCCTGCTGCCGCGCCTGAGCGCAACCTACGAACTCGACAATGACGGGTTCTTCTCGAACTCGCGCATCACCGGTGGTGTCGGCGTGTTCTCGGGCGGTGACCCGGTGGTGTACTTCTCGAACGCATTCTCGAACAACGGCTTCTCGACCGCACTGGGTACTTCGGTATTCTGTGCCTCGACGCCGACCAATGTTCTTGACGGCAACGGCGAGTTCACCGGCTTCCCGCAGTGCGTGACCGACTCCGGCTCGGCTTCGGCTGCCGTTGGTGGCGGTGACGTCCAGTCGACCGATCCCGATTTCGACGTGCCGACCGTGGTACGTGCGAACCTCGGTTTCGCGACCGACTTCGGCACCGACACCGGCTTCTTCAGCGACTGGCGCCTGAACCTCGACTACATCTACTCGCGGTTCAACGACACGCTGAACTTCGTCGACCTCGTGCAGGCTCCGAACCCCGATGAAGGCCTCAACGGCTACACCATCGACGGTCGTCCGATCTACGACGCACTCGACATCAACAATGCTGGTTGTAACGCCACGCTGGTTGGTACGGGTGGCACGCCGCCGGTCTACGACAACCTGACCGGTGACTGCTTCGGCACGCGCCTGGATGACTTCATCCAGCTGACCAACGGCCCGAGCTACGAAAGCCACATCGCCTCGGCGCTGCTTTCGAAGCGCTTCGACGGTGGCCTGATCACCGACGGTGGTAGCGTCAACGTCCGCTTCGGCTACGCCTTCACGGACTCGGAGAACAACCGTAACGTCGGCTCGTCGACTGCAACCTCGTCCTACGACGTCACGGCAGCCTTCGACCGTCAGAACCCGGCCGTTTCGACTTCGAACTACGAAACGCGTCACAACTTCACGGCTGCCATCAGCTTCCGTGAAGAGTTCTTCGGTGACTACGCCACCCAGCTTGGCCTGTACTTCCGCGCCCGTTCGGGCCGTCCGTACAGCCTCGTGTTCGACGGTGGCAGCGTGTTCAACGACAGCGCTTCGGGCTCGGACAACGCACTGCTCTACGTCCCGTCGGGCATCAATGATCCGAACCTGTCGCCGTTCTCGGACGCAACCGCGGTCCAGGAACTGATCGACTACGTTGCTGCTTCGGGCTGCGAGTACACGCCGGGCGCAAGCATCGAGCGTAACACCTGCCGTAACCCGTGGTCGTACGATCTCGACATGCGCATCAGCCAGGAACTGCCCTTCTTCGGCAGCCTGACCGGCCTCGTCGACGACCGTCTCGAAATCTTCGCCGATTTCGACAACGTCCTGAACATGATCGACGCAGAAGCAAACCGCGTAATCTTCAACTTCGACATCCCGACCTCGTTCGCGGATTACGACGATGAAGGCCGCTACATCATCGACAACTTCAACCCCGATGATGACCAGGCGATCTCGATCTCGGGCTCGGCATGGAAGATCCAGGTCGGCGCTCGCTACGAGTTCTGA